The following DNA comes from Neofelis nebulosa isolate mNeoNeb1 chromosome 3, mNeoNeb1.pri, whole genome shotgun sequence.
TAGTGCTGTGTAACAAACGACATCAAAACTTAGTGCCTCATAAATGACCACCATTTTATTGCTCACACTATAGCCCAGTAATTTGGGATGGGCTTTCTTGGGCTGTGAGGATAAAGTAAACTTCCATACATGCATGGACAcaaaaatttcatttcctttgtaccCTTTCTCGGGTAATTCATGCAAACTAgagagtaaaataataaaatatgaacttgAGAAAACAGGGTTTCCATCCAAGGAGCATGGCAAACCAAAGATGACAGATAACTATTCAAAAAGCAGACAAAACACTCTTCTATACTGGATCAAGAGgataagggttaaaaaaaaaggaaaaaaaaaaaaaagagaaagagaaagaaagaaaccaaaaggtTGTCACACGCTTTGAAGcaactgggaaaaaaatatttatgacatcACTGATGAAAgagattaaagaaagaaaataatgttctGCATCATCATAATACTGTAAATCATATTAATTGTAATAATGTGAATATGGACTACTGATTTTGACAataggtggtggtggggggagtgtTAGATAAACCTCATTTACTAAAGAACAGGTGAATAGATACATAAAGAAAACCCATTACAATCATCTGATGGTTATGGACCAAAATACCAGAAGAGAGCGTCTAAGGAGTGGGAAAGGTTGTTTCTGGAACACCAGACGGGAGGAGTATGGGGAGGGCTGGAGCCAATGACAAGGGCAACTTGTGAACTCTCTACACCTATTGCATATTTAACATTAGACAAAAATAACGTCAAAccctttttaaaacaatgcttgTCTCTGCATCCTAGGTTGGGACTAGGAAGGGAGCCTCTCCGTAGAAAACAGCAAACGGTTTCCGAAATGCTAAGTGCTCTTTGCATCCTGTCTCCTGGCTGCAGACTCTTAGTGTAGTCTTCCAAGTGGCTCAGGTCCATTTGGAAGTGAGTCACATGACACCTGTCCACCTCATCCTGATGATGAATCCAACCAAGGCCCCTTCTGGCCTCTGTGTCTTGGGTCGATAGCAGCTTTTGGGGCTTGGCATTTCACTGTGGAAATACTCAGAGGAGGAAAATGCACACAAGCATCAGAAGTGGATCTGGTACAGCTATCATGTTACGTCCCTTATAGTTGGAGGCATGACTGTATATACCAAACACGGTAACCAACCCTGGGCTAAATATTTACATACGTTACCTAGTTTTAATCATCTTAAGAAGCCATGCGTTACCGTCCCCATAGTCCAAGTGAGGACATTGACATTGAGGAATGTTCACAGTTTAGCTAGTAAATGACGTAGACAGGAGTGGGACCCAGCTCCCCAAGCACTCCCAACCCTGAATTTGTCACTCTCTAGCACCAACTCAGCCCTCTGCCCGTGCTCCAGCTGTCCTAGAGAGATGCTACCAATTTATAGTCCTTCTGCAcacatttcttaatttaaatcAACTTTTTCCGAACACCGTGACTGGCACGGGGTGGTGAGCACGGCCAGCTTTGCGAGCATGCAGTCACACGGCACCCCACACTGAGAAGGGAAATACTCTGCCATCAGGGTCCTGAAAATCTTAATCTACATTTTGTAAGCGAAGTCCTGTGGGGCAGTGGAGTGCGGGAGTGAGCAGGATGGGCAGGACACGTGTCCACGGTCCCCCACACCCCACTCACACAGAGTATTGGCCGTGCCCCAGGAAGACAGAATTCTGGCAGATCCACAACAAGCCTAAGGGCAGCAAGGCTCACTGTCAGCTACAGGTGCGTGATATCTGCAACCGAGTGCCCGGGGGTACTGACAGCCTCAGGAGGACCTGCTTCCCATTCAAACCAGAACTTTCTTCGAACACAGCAAAAGAAAGGACTGAGAAACCCCATCTCCACCTTTTTCGCTCGTGTTACTTGCCTGTGTTAGCCGCCCACTTAGGCTGGAGTGATGAGATAGAAGGAAAGGTCAGCCCCTCGTACCTCTCTTCTTTTCACTGCCTCCTTACTCATCAGTAAGGTACGGTATTGGCAGACTGTGCGTCTGTcaagaagagacaggaaaaatgAGTTTTATGCATCATTCTTGCTGTTGTGGCAGGACAAACGATACATGTATGCGCTACAAAATAGGAGTTGGGTAATTTCAGCAGTCCCACATGTGAGTTAGAAGCTcttatgtttacatttaaaactgACATTGCATAACGTAAAGATGAACCATAAAATTGatgctaataatttaaatttatttaaactctAACTTAGCATAGCACTACAcgaaacagaacaaactgagggttgatgcggtggggggcaggggagaggcgaaaacgggtgataggcattgaggagggcacttgttgggatgagcactgggtgttgcatgtaagtgatgaatcatgggaaactacccccaagaccaagagcacgctgtatacaatgtatgttagccaacttgacaataaattacattaaaaaaaaaaaaagggaaggaaattctgacatatgctacaacatggatgaacttgagggcattatgctaagtgaaataaagcaattgcaaaaagaaaaaaaaaatagcactacacagcaacatttttaaaagccctaAGTCAAGAGAGAGACCACTGAAGGAAAGCTTTATATTTAGTACCTTATAATGGCAATTTCCCTCTGCTTCTTGAACAAGGGACCCTACAAATTACCTGGTGATGGGGAGGTGGGTAGTGATGTTAACTGAGGAAAGAGACCCCACATTTTCAGGAACTAGATCCAGGAAGCCTCTGTTTCTCTGTAATTGAAAACAGCGCACTCCTTTGGGGTTTGATTGTCTCCTTTATTGCTCTCTTCCCacaaccagtaaaaaaaaaaaaaaaaaatacaaatcaaggcTGGTACAaggatccaattaaaaaaaaaaaaaatcgtgtgCAAAGAGGGCCACAGCCCTGCCCAGGTTTAACTTACATATTTACAGGGGGTGTGGCATGGGCGCAGCTACAGAAACACGTTGAAAAGACGGCggtacaaaatatacaaaggtgctctttctttatatttcatagTAGAACCCGGCCTCATTTCCCAGTGAGAGCACTATAAAACACAAATCACACTACTACCTATATAACTTATGAAAAATGCTGTGCACCTGTGCGACTATAAATATAGAGTATAAATGGTTCTGTCTCGGAACCAGTATCTACACGGGTAAGGGTCAGGGGAGGGCTCAGTCTGGTATCCCAACCTGCTAAGAGAAGGATAAGCCAAGACGGGGGCGAACCGGGTCTTGGAGTGTGGCTGCACTGAATCCCCTTCCCCAGACTCCATtgaagctctctccctctccgggGCGGCCTGGGATTGTTCAGGGTGAGAAGCAGCGGAGGGAGGAGGTATAAACACGAGAGGCCGCTCTGGAAGGCACAGAGAAGACGCAAGAGAGAGGACACCCCTTGGACCCACAGCCACGCACGGACCTCTACTTGATGACCACTGTTCTGTGGGAAGTCCAGCCATGCCCTGGTTTCTGCCCTCTGAGAAAAGTGGGGATCtccaaaggcagggagagagggcagaaaaGTCAAAGCTCACCTATCTATGGGAACGTGAGAGAAGTTTTGGAAAGTGTTTCTGgcttggatggatgaatggactcAGGGACGCAGAGGGGCTGCCTTATCTTCCTCCAAAAGACTCATCAGGGATGATTTTATCGGACCAAGAGAGCGGCGCTAGGCTTTGGCCACAACTGTCAATTTGGCTTCCAAAGTAGCCAAATCAAGAAGAGCCCTAGGTCCTTTTAGCAGACAAactgtctccccaccccagcccctccaggTCTCGCCATTCCCTGGCTCATCCTCCAACTCTTCGGCTCAGGAACAGAACACTCTCTTCTCAGAAAGGGGGAGCCAACAGGTGGGCCAAAGTGCACCCCGAACCTCTCTCTCGATAGCTCAGATGTGGCTCCCGCCCTAAAAACTCGGACAAGGACACAGTAGGGAAGCTCAGATCGGCCAGAACTGCCCAGGTGAGGTCCCCCTAACAAGGAGTTTGGGGAGCTCCGCGAAGGGGAAAGACCCACCCCTGTGGTCTTCAAGTCTCCAAACAATGACACTATTTCCCCCTCCAAATGGGTCCGGTCTGGGGCAAGGACCCCCGGGGACGGCTGATCTTGGTTGAAGCAAGTCTTTGGTAAAAGAGAGAGCTGTCTGAGCTTTATCGCAATAACATACACTTAACATAGGCATCTTTGAGAACCTTCCGTCAATCCCTCCCTCGAGGCTCTTCCTTTGGAAGAAGGTGGTTTGAGTCTGAAAGTAGGTCATGTGGACCCACCCTGCTGTCGCAGGGGGTGGGTGAGTGTGACCGTCTCCAGCCATTGTCTTTCATCGTCTTTTGGGGTTGCTCTGCCAGTTCCCGCGAGCGGGAGCCCAGTTTGGGGGGAGGCGggtgcggtggggaggggggggaggggggcgggctgAGATGAAGCCACTGTGCGGGCTGACACACCGGGACAAagggggtcagggtgggggctgATGTCAACTCCACTTCTCAGCAGGGAAGGCGTCCCGGCCGGGCAGAGAAGGGCCCGCGGAGCCAGCGGGGAGGTGGCCCCCCTTCCCACCTCCGGGAAGCCCCTACAAGGCTGTGCTGCTGGAGGTGACCTCTGTGTCCGGGCCATCCACCTGAGACCTGGGGACCCCGTCCTGGGCCTCTGTGCTCATGGCCATGTTATCAAAGGCCTTGGGGGCCTTGATGGGCGtatcctgctcctcctccaggaTCCGGCAGCACCCGCTGCAGCGGCAGCAGGCCGGGCAGCCGCACAGCAGGCAGCAGGCGCGGCAGCAGACCcggcagcagaagcagcagcgcGTCTGGCAACAGCCAGTGAGCAGGAAGATCAGTTCGTCCCAGGGCTTCAGCGAGTGCATCCACAGCGGCAGGAAGTCCCAGCTCTGGAGCTTTCTGGGCAGGATGCGCGGGTAGCGGGACTGCAGGAACCTGAGGACCACCACCAGGAGGATCACGAGGATGATGGGCGCCCCCACGCCCACCAGCACCGGCCAGCCCGCCAGCGAGAGGCCGAACACGGCCAGCGGGgtcaggaagaagaagaagatcaGGTAGAAGATGGCAAACCAGCGGTACTCGGCAGAGATGTTGCCCAGCCCCTTGGCCAGGCGGATGGGCAGGCGGGTGAATGGGATTGGGTACCACAGCAGGATGCCCGAGATGTTGAAGAAAAAGTGGCACAGGGCGATCTGAAACACAAGAGGTTGGACAGGTGCATGAGTGTGGAGCACGGTGgaggcggggggctgggggggggggagggtcatcTAGCAGCCATCCTGAGTCAGGGGTCTTCCCTGTCTTCACAGGGCTATTCAGAAAGGGGCCGGCATTACCTGaggaccgtgtgtgtgtgtgtgtgtgtgtgtgtgtgtgtgtcgggggagCGCAAGGGAGGTGGCCAAATGAATCAGTTTTCAGGACCTAAACTCCTGAAGGCCAAATCTAATAATGAACTTCATTCATTAATATGCCTGCCGCTACCCAAGGTCTTGACCCTGCTGTTTCCAGCTGAGCAGGTAAGAGCTGGTGCGGCCAGAGGAGAGGCTTGCTGGAGAGCTGGCTTCCTTGGCTCAATGGCCCCATTCtatggaggggagagagatgattacagttaataaaaataatagcaccaGCAGCTGATTTTAGTGCCTCCTAAATGTAGGAGGCAACCGTTCTAAGCCCCTGATGTGGATTACCACAATCCTCAAAACAATAGCCCATGACATGGTAAATCATCATTATCTCTATTTGATGGAGGAGGCGATTGAGGAAGAGCTTTGACtcttcccaaagtcacacaggtaaGAGGTGGTAgaggtgggattcaaacccaagtagCCTGGCTCCAGAGGCCACACACACTTGGCCACTTTCCTGTGTGCCCAGGCATCACGCTAGGGGCTTCGGACCTGCCTGTCCAATACGTTAGCCACCAGCCACGTGTGGCAAATGAGCACTGGAGATGTGGCTCGCCCACGCTGAGATGTGCTGTTAAGTGTGAAATACAGAGTTGATTTCAAAATCttaaccaaaaaatataaaacatcaccgatttttaaatcaattacatGTGAAATGATAAGGAGTTAAatcaaatgtattattaaaattgatCTCCccgttttactttttaaaaatgcggccactaaaaatttcaaattacgTGGGCGGCTCAAATTTATATTCTACACTCAGATTTCTGTTGGACAGCCCGGCTTTAGACAGAGCCTCATCAGATCCTTAGAATCATCCTAGTGAGATCTGGTTCACAGTTTTCAGATGAGGGAATTGATGTTCAAAGTTCAGGTCACCTGTCTAAGGTCATTCAGCGTGTAAAGGCGGGACAAGAATTCAAATGCCAAAGGTCTTCTTGCCCAAGATCACTTAGTCGATCTGGGCAAGGCAGGTCCTCCTGATTCTTCTCGATTCCAGGTCCAGAACAGAGGTCACCTCCTAATATCCAGGCAGAGTCCCCCAAGAGGGGGGCGAGGAGATGGGAAGTGGTGTCTCTATGCTCCTTGAATACTCTTTCCATCTCCGTCAAAGTGGTTACCGCGCCTCTGTTTAACAAGCACCAGTGATGGGggtctctcactgcctctctcagGAACAGAGAGACACTTCTCAGATCTGTCTTCCTGTGGCTTCTCCTCACATCACAGTTTTGAACACAGAGAAAAACTTGGCTCTTGTTCACAAACCGTCTGCTTGCAGGACCACGAATGGGGCTGCATCTCACCAGAGCCCCTGCCCCACAGAACATTTCCTAACCTGCAGTGAGCTCCTGAGAGTATTGCCTGGGCTGGCTAAGGCGGCCAGaatggcggtggtggtggtgccGATGTTGGAGCCCAGCGTGAGTGGATACGCCCTCTCGATGGTGATCACACCAATACCTGGcaggaaaatacaaaaactaTAGTATCAGCCTCAGGGGATGATGGGAGACGGTAATAGGGGAAAAGCCAGGGAGAAACTCACCAATCAGTGGGGTCATAGCAGATGTGAACACAGAGCTGCTCTGCACGATGAAGGTCATACCTGCCCCCACAAGGATGGCCAGGTAGCCAGTCAGCCAggcaaaaggaaagggaaaatctagaagacagaaggaaaagagatctGTCACAGGCCTGCTAAAGAAGGCAGGGGCTGGAGGCCCAGCTGGCACCTCCAcaggacctggggtggggggaggggatggtcTGAGCTAGCCTCCTCACCCCACACCACGGTCGGAAATTACAAACTGGATTTTCGGAATCCTTTCACCTTGCATATTCGGATGGTGGAAACAAGGATGTTGGCATGtgtcacagaaacaaacaaacaaacacatattcACTGAAATCCAGAAGTAGAAATGCTGAACCCACATGTTATGGAGTGGATGTCTTGTTTCCCCAAAATTAATGTTGAAACCGAAACCCCCAGTGTGAGTGTATTAGGAAcgggagcctttgggaggtaattagatcATCAGGGTGGAGTCCTCGTGAATGACACTTAGTGCCCTTACACAAGAAGAGGGAGCATGTTTCCTCTGTACTCTTTCCGTGTGAGGGCACAGCGGCCACCTGAAAATCAGGAAGTGGGACGTCACCAAAGCCCAACTATGCTGGCATCCTAACGCCGGACTTCCCAGCCCCCAGGACTGTGAGATATAAATgtctcttgtttaagccaccccaGTCTAGgataatttgttagagcagcagACCTAAGACACCGCCCAAACAACCACCTTCCTCCCACAAAGCATTTGagcctccttccttctgcctgtcCTGGTCTCCCCAGGCTGCGGATCCTCCACCTTTGTGGCATTGCCTGGAGGCAGTGCCACGGCTCAGAAGTCCTACACACCGGTCCCTCGGCACAGGATCAAGACCTGCACATCCAGCAGGCACCCAGAGTCACCCAGCTCAGCCGCATGACAACCTTGTGACAACCCTGGGAGGCAGACCTTTCTCGGCCCCATTTCCCTGAGGTTTCATGGGGAGGCAACGTCCTCAGCTTTGCACCCTCCCAGGGGACAGGATGCCATCAGCAAGAGAACCGGCTGCCTCAAGATGCTGATGTATTATCCAGACCCACATTTTCTTCCCAAGAGTGGAGAGAAGTAGGGAGCAGGGAGGGCATCTGTTACCCTTTTCCTATGGGATCCTGACAAGACCCGAGAGTCCTGGGCATAGGAAACCTGCCAGGAAGGAAGGCCTATCTCACAGATCGCTGCATTTGAGCCAGCTCTTCCTCAGGACCTTGCAACTATGTGATAGAAGCTTGTGCCcactccccagcctccacccaAGACACCAAGGGAGATTTCAAGGGCAAAAGGCATCTTAACTTCTTCAGCTTGTCAGACCCAAGAGAGAAACTCCATGCAGGAGTTTATTTAACAAGAGGCCattgctaaataaaaatataaaggagccccccccccccgccccgggatgGCCACAGTGATGCCACACCTTAGAAAGCCCAGAATGAGGGGCAGTGTGCCTACCAGTGTTGAGGGTCTTCTTGATGACAACGGCTACCTGTCCCCGGAGCACGGAGCCCAGGAGCTTGACGATCATGATCAGGCAGCCACAGAGGACCAGCAGGGAGGCTAACAGCAGGATTATGCCAACAGCAACATCTGGGAGGCTGGAATTCACAAAGATGTGCTGGCCTGAAGAGACAATGGAAAGCCCTTGTTAGGAGGGAAAtgggtgcccctccccccaaggccACAGACCGTTATTCATTCCCCAACATCTTTCTGTATCACAGTAACAGAATCTTGGTTGTTAGCTCGACGTATGGCAACCCGGAATAAGGACCAcacttcccagcttcccttgcagctaaGTGTAAGCCTGAGGCTATGTTTTGGCCAGTGGGACCTCACGAAGCTAGAACATGATGATGTGAAATCATTACAGTCACAGAGCTAGTCAGGGGCTTCCTTCTACCTCTAAATCCCAGGCTGTGTTTTACTCACGATATTGAGGATACTTACAACAAAGAGTTTGAGGAGCCAAGTGGCATAGGATGGGTAAGTCAGAGTAGGAACTATTGCTAATTATAAACCTCCTTGTTTTTTAGAAGTCCCTGTGTGGtcccatgattatatggttttgTTGATGGATGATAAGCACCTAGAACATGGGAGGTGGCAAACTCATTGATTCTGTGAGGTAAACCACACTTGACTATTTTCTGCTCAGAATTAATGTGGGTGGTATGGAGAGGATGAAGAGAAGCAGAAATACACACATGGCTATATAAAGAATAGTTAGCAGAGTTAAGGATGTCTGGGCTGGAAGAGATTCCTGGGGCAACAGTCTAGCTTCTTAAAGACAGGGAGCATCATGTAGGCTCACTGCATTGTTTAGTGCTATAGCTCCAGGCCCTTGAATGGGGCCTTCCGTATAGCAGGGACTCGTGGCTTCAGGGTGAATGTATTTGTTCTGTTCTGTGTGGGACCTGCATCTCCTGCAAATATGGCTGGCATCTCCCTGGAGCCCAAGGGATACCAAAGCATATGGAGGGAGCACTCTGGAATCTGTTGACGAGTTCTGATGCAGTATGGAACTGCCAGAGAAGCTGGGCTTCAAGTCCTACTTCCTCCCCTTACCGGGGGACCTTGGGCATAGCACCTGTTCCTCTGCTGTGAAAGTTCATACTCAGTACTGGGTATGACACCAGTGCTCTGTGAATCCTAGTGCCCTTCTTTCCCTCACTTACTGAGCCTCACACAGATAATGAATGCCAACTGCAACCCCCAGACAGCCCAACCTGGTGGGCTGATGTTCTTTCGAGTTCCACTCACACTTGGCAATGTTCTCCTTGTAGGTCACGTTCTTGATGGTCCAGGTGTAGGAACCGTCCGACCAACAAAGGGAAGGGGAGGTGCAGTTCTCAGGCGAGGGGACAGTGACATTCATCTGAGTCTGGATGACAAACATTGGGAAATGGGATGCATAGTCCATAATACTCACTTTTGGTGGCACTGGCAGGCAATGTGGCAAGTAGGAGGGAGACACgcatgaatgtgtgtgtctgtaagGATAATGCACTGTTTCCACAGGTCTCTCCATAAATGGGAACACAGGCAGCCAGAGGTGAGCCAAGAGGCATGAAAATAATGAGCCAGGAATAACGTATCCATGGTGCAGAATGAAGCAAAATGGGGTCAGTATGTCCTACTGCATTGTCTGTCCATCTGGCATTCAGAGacttgctttcttaatttcttaattggCTCACGGGCCAATTTTTCCTTCTCCGTACCTTTCATTTGCCCACATTGAATTAAAGGTTTTGCTTAAGGCACGGATGCTGGAGTCTGCCAACCCAGCAACATTCTTGGAAACTTACCACGTTGGTAAAAGTTTCACACCAAATCTTGAtcagactcttgtttttggctgcTTCATCATTCATTGCAATTTGGTTGATAACTTTCTTATCCAGCTGAGGAAAGCAACAGACAGGAGAGAGTCAGCACGTCCTCAGCACTGATGAGGGATGGACCGTAGGAGGTGCTGTTAAGGGGGCTTCGAGAACTTGAACCCAACTGGGAGCTCCTGCAGGAGTGAGTCAGGACTCACTCCATCTGTACTCCCAGGATGGAGCACAGCACCTGGATGTTACTTAGCAGGTGCttgacaaataaacaaatgattgtATAAACAATGGGCTGGTAACTAGGAAGCATGCAGTAGATAGTCATTGAGTGATAGTAAAAACCAGAAGATAAAGGTAATAAAGGACAAGGTCCAAGTTGACCCATTCTACCTAAGGTAAGAACCCCAAaaccttttttcatttatttcaataataacaGACCCTAGTGAGCAGAGGGCTGAGATGGAAGGAAAGACAGTAACCTTCCTCTTTGGCTAGAGGCAGGATAATATTTTATTAGTGAGCCCAAGGATGCTGAGGTCAGTGGGGGGAATACAACGGCTCCAAGCATCCAGTGAAGTCCTTGAGTCTTGAGAAGCACTTGCCATTCCCTTGCTCCCACCCCAATAAAGAGGACACATGTTGAagtcaaggaaacaaaaa
Coding sequences within:
- the SLC34A2 gene encoding sodium-dependent phosphate transport protein 2B yields the protein MAPWPELENAQPDPNKYMEGDTSQQSATPGKGKDTSQNDSGTPVTKIELLPSYSTVALIEEPTAVEDPWDLPELRDTGIKWSERDTKGKILCVFQGIGKFILLLAFLYFFVCSLDVLSSAFQLVGGKVAGQFFSNNSIMSNPVAGLVIGVLVTVLVQSSSTSSSIIVSMVASSLLTVRAAIPIIMGANIGTSVTNTIVALMQAGDRSEFRRAFAGATVHDFFNWLSVLVLLPLEAATHYLEILTNLVVETFNFKNGEDAPALLKVITDPFTKLIIQLDKKVINQIAMNDEAAKNKSLIKIWCETFTNVTQMNVTVPSPENCTSPSLCWSDGSYTWTIKNVTYKENIAKCQHIFVNSSLPDVAVGIILLLASLLVLCGCLIMIVKLLGSVLRGQVAVVIKKTLNTDFPFPFAWLTGYLAILVGAGMTFIVQSSSVFTSAMTPLIGIGVITIERAYPLTLGSNIGTTTTAILAALASPGNTLRSSLQIALCHFFFNISGILLWYPIPFTRLPIRLAKGLGNISAEYRWFAIFYLIFFFFLTPLAVFGLSLAGWPVLVGVGAPIILVILLVVVLRFLQSRYPRILPRKLQSWDFLPLWMHSLKPWDELIFLLTGCCQTRCCFCCRVCCRACCLLCGCPACCRCSGCCRILEEEQDTPIKAPKAFDNMAMSTEAQDGVPRSQVDGPDTEVTSSSTAL